The Paralichthys olivaceus isolate ysfri-2021 chromosome 9, ASM2471397v2, whole genome shotgun sequence genome contains a region encoding:
- the il12ba gene encoding interleukin 12Ba precursor, with amino-acid sequence MPLAVATHEVRKRISLCDVGKFAWVVCECVSHIKVSWNSQTSHWFRTSVTKMKFFTCSVIMSVFLQVCSQNPLRYWTLLPNILVVEVNGSLGQQPLSCLGSPQEGTRKDDKSQDIVWRKNGVVEEQRGNSYLVQLEESLGGGNYTCHREDGSLVNHTVVLIQEDQTERRKILVKTDQEDYLTCLAQNYNGEFHCSWTWNRNRVGKVALIQVGRISNDSDAQCSVDVSTQRWTCSSGQSNFSCSVDEHGHRISCRDEQHCPYAEEIQQIYVTLYVRTEQFLVENYSKQFYLAEIVKPDMVRISEVNTSMIEWSYPSSWSSPYSYFPLTFQISQFRRGCKGCDNPCTESKPAKILMVHFTDVCQFKVKHKAKAVCVRAKDALCNSQWSEWSHLRLRRNNKNKHRQNDKQG; translated from the exons ATGCCTCTGGCCGTGGCCACGCATGAGGTTCGAAAGCGAATTTCCCTCTGCGATGTGGGGAAATTCGCGTgggttgtgtgtgagtgtgtctctcaTATAAAAGTCAGCTGGAACTCACAGACGAGCCATTGGTTCCGGACATCAGTGACAAAG ATGAAGTTCTTTACTTGCAGCGTCATCATGTCTGTATTTCTACAAGTCTGCAGCCAAAATCCTCTGCGCTATTGGACTCTGCTCCCCAaca TTCTGGTTGTGGAGGTGAACGGCTCTCTGGGCCAGCAGCCCCTGAGCTGCTTGGGCTCGCCACAGGAGGGGACGAGGAAAGACGACAAGAGTCAGGACATTGTTTGGAGGAAGAATGGAGTAGTGGAAGAACAGAGGGGAAACTCGTACTTGGTGCAGCTGGAGGAAAGTTTAGGTGGGGGCAACTACACATGCCACAGAGAGGACGGATCACtggtcaatcacactgtggttcTGATACAGGAGGACCAAACCGAGAGGAGGAAGATTCTTGTGAAAACTGATCAAG AGGATTACTTGACGTGCTTGGCTCAAAATTACAACGGAGAGTTTCACTGCTCTTGGACCTGGAACAGAAATCGTGTTGGCAAAGTAGCATTGATCCAGGTTGGGCG CATTTCTAACGACAGTGACGCCCAGTGTTCTGTGGACGTCAGTACCCAGCGCTGGACGTGCTCCTCAGGTCAGAGTAACTTCAGCTGCTCAGTCGATGAACATGGACACAGGATCTCCTGCCGAGACGAGCAGCACTGCCCCTACGCTGAGGAGATCCAGCAGATCTACGTCACTTTGTACGTGAGGACCGAGCAATTCTTGGTGGAGAACTACTCTAAACAGTTTTACCTGGCAGAGATAG TGAAACCTGACATGGTGAGGATAAGTGAGGTCAACACCTCAATGATTGAGTGGAGTTACCCGAGCTCGTGGAGCAGTCCCTACTCCTACTTCCCTCTTACTTTCCAGATCTCACAGTTCAGGCGGGGATGCAAAGGGTGTGACAACCCCTGCACTGAGTCAAAACCTGCAAAG ATCCTGATGGTCCATTTCACAGACGTTTGCCAATTTAAAGTCAAGCACAAGGCCAAGGCTGTGTGTGTCCGAGCAAAGGATGCTCTCTGTAACTCCCAGTGGAGCGAATGGAGCCACCTCAG ATTGAGGAGAAACAATAAGAACAAACACCGGCAAAATGATAAACAAGGGTAA